The sequence TTTCAGTTCAAGGCCTGGCAGGGTGGGTTTGAGTGAATACGCCTTGCTATAGGCCTGGACTGCACCTGGAATGTCCCCTGAGTAGAGCCTGATGTCCCCAAGCAGGCTCACGCTCTCGGGACGAGGGGTCGAGCCCAGGGTGATAGACTCGAGCAGTTTGAGCGCGTCCTGGTAGCGGCGCATCCTGGCAAGAACATCGGCAAGTTCTAGGATGGCTCTGGAGTCTCCGGGAGAGGCGGCAAGCACCCGGCGGTACTCGGTTACGGCTTGGTCCAGTGTGGATTCATTCCTCGAAAGCAGCCGGGCCAGCTCGAACCTGGCTTCGGTGTCGTTAATCTCATCACCCGCGGGCACGAGACTATCCGTCTGCGCAAGTGCCGGCACGTCTGGGCATACCGGTCCCAGCAGCAATGCGGCTACCAGCACTCCTGTTGGAAGCCCGAAAGGATATGACCATCTCTTAACGTTCACGGTATCCTTCTAAGAATCCAATCACCTAAACAGATTTCTATTGCCCCAGGGAACGCCGGAATTCCCGGATAGCGTCCTGCTGTTTGCCCGCCCACGAGAGCACCTGGGCGTACCTGCGCCGCACCTGTACATCGTCCGGCAGAGCCTCAAGAATCTTCTCGTAGAGGGCGATGGACTCGCCATACCGCTTGGTCCAACTAAGCACCTCGGCCAAACGGAGCCTTACGGTTTGGTCGTCCGGCGCGGCCTTGAGCAGCTCCCGGTAGATGGCCTCCGCTTTGGGGTAGTCCTTGCGCATGACAAAGAGATCCGCCATCAGCATCTTGTCCTCGCCGGACAGTTCTCCGGGCGAAAGGGTGTCCAACAGGGCTCTGGCCTCCTCGGCCTTTCCGCTCCACATGAGCACCCTGGCCATTTCCGCCTTGGCTTCAGGCATGTCGGGCTTTTCGGCCAGCACCTTGCGGTATTCCTCCACGGAATCACCGTAGCGCTTCACGTAACTCAGGAGACGCGCCAGTTCCAAACGGGCCATCCAATCCGGGATGTCTCCCGAGGACTGAGTGACACCAGGAGA is a genomic window of Desulfovibrio sp. containing:
- a CDS encoding tetratricopeptide repeat protein, whose amino-acid sequence is MARLELARLLSYVKRYGDSVEEYRKVLAEKPDMPEAKAEMARVLMWSGKAEEARALLDTLSPGELSGEDKMLMADLFVMRKDYPKAEAIYRELLKAAPDDQTVRLRLAEVLSWTKRYGESIALYEKILEALPDDVQVRRRYAQVLSWAGKQQDAIREFRRSLGQ